A section of the Leminorella richardii genome encodes:
- the tam gene encoding trans-aconitate 2-methyltransferase, whose translation MADWNPSLYLQFESERTRPAQELLARIFHASPRYISDLGCGPGNSTELLHSRYPMALTTGVDSSKAMLEKAAQRLPDCRFVEADIGTWRPDVPQDIIYANASLQWVPNHSELLPHLLEQLADGGVLAFQVPDNLLQPSHALMCQVATEGEWKDRYGEEVLSRKKLLTTEEYYDLIAARGCRVDLWRTTFYHVMPSVAAIVEWVKSTGLRPFLNPLNEEEQGLFLQRYLSALTQAYSVRSDGSVLLAFPRLFVVAQKG comes from the coding sequence ATGGCCGATTGGAATCCCTCTCTTTATCTGCAGTTTGAATCTGAAAGAACCCGCCCGGCGCAAGAGCTGTTGGCGCGTATTTTTCACGCATCTCCTCGGTATATCAGCGATTTGGGCTGCGGCCCCGGCAACAGTACTGAACTGCTGCATAGCCGCTACCCAATGGCGTTGACCACCGGTGTCGACAGCTCTAAGGCCATGCTGGAAAAAGCGGCGCAGCGGCTGCCAGACTGTCGCTTTGTTGAGGCGGATATCGGCACTTGGCGGCCTGACGTACCTCAGGACATTATCTACGCAAACGCCTCTTTGCAGTGGGTGCCGAACCATAGCGAACTGCTGCCCCATTTGTTGGAACAGCTTGCCGACGGCGGCGTGCTGGCGTTTCAGGTGCCGGACAATCTGCTACAGCCTTCTCATGCGCTAATGTGCCAAGTGGCGACCGAGGGGGAATGGAAAGACCGCTACGGGGAAGAGGTGCTGAGCCGTAAAAAGCTACTCACGACGGAAGAATACTACGACCTGATAGCCGCTCGCGGGTGCCGGGTTGACCTCTGGCGAACGACGTTCTATCACGTTATGCCTTCTGTCGCAGCGATTGTTGAATGGGTAAAGTCGACCGGACTTCGGCCTTTCTTAAATCCATTGAACGAAGAGGAGCAGGGGCTTTTCCTTCAGCGATATCTGTCAGCCCTGACTCAGGCTTACAGCGTGCGCAGCGACGGCAGCGTACTGCTGGCGTTTCCCCGGCTGTTCGTTGTGGCACAGAAAGGATAG